In Flavobacterium lacustre, a genomic segment contains:
- the miaB gene encoding tRNA (N6-isopentenyl adenosine(37)-C2)-methylthiotransferase MiaB: protein MEKIIEESKQGESLVLENKPENTKKLFIESYGCAMNFSDSEIVASILSGNGYNTTQVLEEADLVLVNTCSIRDKAEQTIRKRLEKYNAVKRINPKMKVGVLGCMAERLKSQFLEEEKIVDLVVGPDAYKDLPNLLSEVEEGRDAINVILSKDETYGDISPVRLMSNGITALVSITRGCDNMCTFCVVPFTRGRERSREPQSIMKEIQDLWDKGFKEITLLGQNVDSYLWYGGGLKKDFENATEMQKATAVDFDQLLEMVAVGFPKMRIRFSTSNPQDMHESVLHVIAKHPNICKHIHLPVQSGSNRILKEMNRLHTREEYMTLIDKIRAIIPNSSISQDMISGFPTETEEDHQDTLSLMEYVKYNFGYMYSYSERPGTLAGRKMEDDVTDETKARRLQEIVDLQQKHAWFRSEEFIGQTVEVLVEKVSKKSTEEFSGRNSQSITVVFPKENYKIGDFVNVKITSCTSGTLKGEAVGLSEMN, encoded by the coding sequence CTGAGAATACTAAAAAACTCTTTATAGAAAGTTACGGCTGTGCGATGAACTTTTCGGATAGCGAAATTGTAGCTTCCATTTTGTCCGGAAACGGATACAACACAACGCAAGTACTGGAAGAAGCCGATTTAGTTTTAGTAAATACCTGTTCGATTCGAGACAAAGCGGAACAAACCATTCGAAAACGTTTAGAGAAATACAATGCGGTAAAACGCATTAATCCGAAGATGAAAGTCGGGGTTTTGGGTTGTATGGCAGAGCGATTGAAAAGTCAGTTTCTGGAAGAAGAAAAAATTGTAGACCTCGTTGTAGGTCCCGATGCCTATAAAGATTTACCTAATTTATTGAGCGAAGTAGAGGAAGGTCGTGATGCCATTAACGTGATTTTGTCGAAAGACGAAACCTATGGTGATATTTCTCCGGTTCGTTTAATGAGTAACGGAATTACAGCATTGGTTTCAATTACCCGTGGTTGCGACAACATGTGTACGTTTTGCGTGGTGCCTTTTACCCGCGGAAGAGAACGCAGCCGTGAACCGCAAAGTATAATGAAAGAAATTCAGGATTTATGGGACAAAGGTTTTAAGGAAATTACACTTTTGGGTCAGAATGTGGATAGTTATTTATGGTACGGGGGCGGCTTGAAAAAAGATTTCGAAAACGCAACCGAAATGCAAAAAGCAACTGCTGTAGATTTTGATCAATTACTGGAAATGGTGGCTGTTGGTTTTCCTAAAATGCGTATTAGATTTTCGACTTCGAATCCGCAGGATATGCACGAAAGTGTGTTACACGTAATTGCAAAACATCCTAATATTTGCAAACACATTCACTTACCGGTGCAATCCGGAAGTAATAGAATCCTAAAAGAGATGAATCGTTTGCATACACGCGAAGAATACATGACTTTGATTGATAAAATCAGAGCTATTATTCCGAATAGTTCCATTTCGCAGGATATGATTTCCGGTTTTCCAACAGAAACCGAAGAAGATCATCAAGACACATTGAGTTTAATGGAATATGTGAAATATAATTTTGGTTATATGTATTCGTATTCTGAACGCCCTGGAACTTTGGCTGGACGCAAAATGGAAGATGATGTTACTGATGAAACTAAAGCAAGAAGATTGCAGGAAATTGTCGATTTACAACAAAAACACGCTTGGTTTCGCTCTGAAGAATTCATTGGTCAAACGGTAGAAGTTTTGGTTGAAAAAGTTTCGAAAAAATCTACTGAAGAATTTTCCGGAAGAAATTCACAAAGTATTACGGTGGTTTTCCCAAAAGAGAATTATAAAATTGGAGATTTTGTAAATGTAAAAATCACTTCATGTACCAGCGGAACTCTCAAAGGAGAAGCTGTTGGATTGAGTGAAATGAATTAA
- a CDS encoding sigma-54 interaction domain-containing protein: protein MDTVQAIKQRFEIIGNDPKLNRAIEKAIQVAPTDISVLVIGESGVGKESIPKIIHSLSHRKHGKYIAVNCGAIPEGTIDSELFGHEKGAFTGATNTREGYFEVADGGTIFLDEVGELPLTTQVRLLRVLENGEFIKVGSSQVQKTNVRIVAATNVNLFNAIEKGKFREDLYYRLSTVDISLPPLRERKDDIHLLFRKFASDFAHKYKMPPLKLDDGAVAVLQKFRWSGNIRQLRNVAEQLSVLETNRDITAATLQSYLPVEGSNLPSVIKDKKGDSDFNTEREILYKVLFDMKSDLHDLKKLTLELMQSGSSKVQETNQNLIKKIYGSKENDSEIDFEEEPRATLMASQNNEEQYQDQEDNFLFAETVEEEEETLRLEQKEIEMIKKSLEKNKGKRKAAADELGISERTLYRKIKQFDL, encoded by the coding sequence ATGGATACCGTTCAAGCTATAAAACAACGCTTTGAGATTATTGGGAATGACCCAAAGCTTAATCGCGCAATAGAAAAAGCCATTCAGGTTGCTCCAACTGATATTTCGGTATTAGTTATTGGAGAAAGTGGTGTTGGAAAAGAAAGTATTCCAAAAATCATACATTCGCTTTCGCACAGAAAACACGGGAAATATATTGCCGTAAACTGCGGAGCCATTCCGGAGGGAACCATTGACAGTGAACTTTTCGGACATGAAAAAGGCGCTTTTACAGGCGCTACCAATACGCGTGAAGGCTATTTTGAAGTAGCCGATGGCGGAACTATTTTCTTAGATGAAGTAGGTGAATTACCATTGACAACTCAAGTGCGCTTGCTTCGTGTGTTGGAAAATGGCGAGTTTATAAAAGTAGGTTCGTCTCAGGTTCAAAAAACCAATGTTCGTATTGTGGCTGCCACCAATGTGAATTTGTTTAACGCCATCGAAAAAGGAAAATTCAGAGAAGATTTGTATTATCGTTTGAGCACCGTAGATATTTCACTGCCGCCCTTGCGAGAACGAAAAGACGACATTCATTTATTGTTTCGAAAATTCGCTTCGGATTTTGCGCATAAATATAAAATGCCTCCTTTAAAACTTGACGATGGAGCGGTTGCCGTTTTGCAAAAATTTCGATGGAGCGGAAATATTCGTCAATTGCGAAACGTTGCAGAACAGCTTTCTGTATTAGAAACCAACAGGGATATTACGGCAGCAACACTACAATCTTATTTGCCAGTGGAAGGAAGTAATTTACCATCGGTAATCAAAGATAAAAAAGGCGACAGCGATTTTAATACCGAAAGAGAAATCCTGTACAAAGTTCTTTTTGACATGAAAAGCGATTTACATGATTTGAAAAAACTGACCTTAGAATTAATGCAAAGCGGAAGTTCAAAAGTTCAGGAAACCAATCAAAATCTAATCAAAAAAATATACGGTTCTAAAGAAAATGACAGTGAAATAGATTTTGAAGAAGAACCTAGAGCAACGTTAATGGCTTCGCAAAATAACGAAGAACAATACCAAGATCAGGAAGATAATTTTCTATTTGCCGAAACAGTTGAAGAGGAAGAAGAAACTTTGCGTTTAGAACAAAAGGAAATCGAAATGATTAAGAAATCATTAGAAAAAAACAAAGGAAAACGAAAAGCAGCCGCAGATGAATTGGGAATTTCTGAAAGAACTTTGTATCGAAAAATAAAACAATTTGATTTATAG
- a CDS encoding LptE family protein, whose translation MKNIKYIFILLILVTFNSCSVYNFTGTGKIDAKTFQVNFFQNNADLIEPGIDRTFTLQLQDLIQNQTNLNLVKNGGDLTYEGEITDYRISPMTATADQQASQNRLKIRVNVRFTNKNKETDDFEKNFEFYYDYPATQQLTGSTLNSALKEIFDRITQDIFNESLAKW comes from the coding sequence ATGAAAAACATAAAGTATATTTTTATTTTGTTAATTCTGGTGACTTTCAATAGTTGCTCAGTGTACAACTTTACCGGAACAGGAAAAATTGATGCAAAAACGTTTCAGGTCAATTTTTTTCAAAATAATGCCGACCTTATCGAACCTGGAATCGACAGAACATTTACGCTGCAATTACAAGATTTAATTCAAAATCAGACTAATTTAAATTTGGTTAAAAACGGAGGTGATTTAACTTATGAAGGTGAAATTACTGATTATCGAATAAGTCCGATGACTGCTACCGCCGATCAACAAGCTTCACAAAACAGACTAAAAATAAGAGTCAATGTTCGGTTTACCAACAAGAATAAAGAAACAGATGATTTTGAAAAAAATTTCGAGTTTTATTATGATTATCCAGCTACCCAACAACTCACCGGCTCTACTTTGAATAGTGCTTTAAAAGAGATTTTTGACAGAATTACGCAAGATATATTTAATGAATCACTTGCTAAATGGTAA
- a CDS encoding tetratricopeptide repeat protein, translating to MNVTDYTYLINKPDAINEKYTEALGNVLDEFPFFQSARALRLKGLYNQSSFKYNFALKVTAAHTTDRTVLFDFITSDSFTAIQKGFYDKKILELLDINVVDSEIILHEEKPEIKNTLEKSILTSIKEATETEEDKNTKIAEEKLAIGKPLDFSINEKHSFQEWLQLSRAQPIERQKPTETVPETAPLDNERKKKAQLIDKFIETSPKIPPIKHGVASTVTFDLNAGDNSYLMTETLARVYLEQKKYQKAIQAYEILILKYPEKSSFFADRISDIKILQHNNN from the coding sequence ATGAATGTAACCGATTATACTTACTTAATAAACAAACCGGATGCTATAAACGAAAAGTACACCGAGGCATTGGGAAATGTTCTTGATGAATTTCCGTTTTTTCAAAGTGCGAGGGCTTTACGTTTAAAAGGGCTTTACAACCAAAGCAGTTTTAAGTATAATTTTGCATTAAAGGTTACTGCTGCTCATACAACAGACAGGACGGTTTTATTTGACTTCATCACTTCGGATTCTTTTACTGCGATTCAAAAAGGATTTTATGACAAAAAAATCCTGGAACTTCTTGATATAAATGTAGTTGACAGCGAAATAATTCTTCACGAAGAAAAACCTGAAATAAAAAACACTTTAGAAAAATCGATTCTTACTTCTATTAAAGAAGCTACAGAAACCGAAGAAGATAAAAACACCAAAATAGCCGAAGAGAAATTGGCGATTGGAAAACCTTTGGATTTTTCTATAAACGAAAAACATTCCTTCCAAGAATGGCTTCAACTTTCCAGAGCACAACCTATAGAGAGACAAAAACCAACAGAAACAGTTCCGGAAACCGCACCATTAGACAACGAAAGAAAGAAAAAAGCACAATTAATCGATAAGTTTATTGAAACAAGCCCGAAGATTCCTCCTATCAAACACGGCGTTGCTTCAACGGTGACTTTTGACCTGAATGCAGGGGACAATTCCTATTTGATGACTGAAACTTTAGCACGAGTTTATTTGGAACAAAAAAAATATCAAAAAGCGATTCAAGCTTATGAAATATTAATTTTGAAATATCCAGAAAAAAGTAGTTTCTTTGCAGACCGTATCTCGGATATTAAGATTTTACAACATAATAATAATTAA
- the secG gene encoding preprotein translocase subunit SecG, producing the protein MSTFSIFLVLITIVCFLLVVVIMVQNPKGGGLSSAIGGSQMMGGVQKTTDFLDKSTWTLATILIALILLSSLSFTGALSDTDSKIIEKTEAATPNTAAPATPATPAQSAPVATDSAK; encoded by the coding sequence ATGAGCACATTTTCAATTTTTTTAGTTTTAATAACAATAGTTTGTTTTCTATTGGTAGTCGTAATAATGGTTCAAAACCCTAAAGGTGGTGGATTATCTTCTGCAATAGGAGGTTCACAAATGATGGGTGGTGTACAAAAAACAACTGACTTTTTAGACAAAAGTACTTGGACATTGGCCACTATACTTATTGCACTTATATTACTTTCAAGTTTAAGTTTTACAGGAGCTTTAAGCGACACTGATTCAAAAATCATTGAAAAAACAGAAGCAGCTACACCAAATACTGCTGCTCCTGCAACTCCAGCAACACCAGCTCAAAGCGCGCCAGTTGCGACGGATTCTGCAAAATAA
- a CDS encoding co-chaperone GroES has translation MALNIKPLSDRVLIEPVAAETKTASGIFIPDTAKEKPQKGTVVAVGNGTNDHTMTVKVGDSVLYGKYAGTELKLEGKDYLIMREDDILAII, from the coding sequence ATGGCTTTAAACATTAAACCACTTTCAGACCGCGTTCTTATTGAACCAGTAGCTGCTGAAACTAAAACTGCATCAGGAATTTTTATTCCGGATACCGCTAAAGAAAAACCACAAAAAGGAACTGTTGTAGCTGTAGGAAATGGCACAAACGACCACACAATGACTGTAAAAGTTGGCGACAGCGTTCTTTACGGAAAATATGCGGGTACCGAATTAAAATTAGAAGGAAAAGATTACCTAATTATGCGTGAAGACGATATTTTAGCGATTATCTAA
- the groL gene encoding chaperonin GroEL (60 kDa chaperone family; promotes refolding of misfolded polypeptides especially under stressful conditions; forms two stacked rings of heptamers to form a barrel-shaped 14mer; ends can be capped by GroES; misfolded proteins enter the barrel where they are refolded when GroES binds), with translation MAKDIKFDIEARDGLKRGVDALANAVKVTLGPKGRNVIIGKAFGGPNVTKDGVTVAKEIELKDPLENMGAQMVKEVASKTNDLAGDGTTTATVLAQAIVKEGLKNVAAGANPMDLKRGIDKAVEAIVADLTKQAKVVGSDSEKIKQIASISANNDEVIGELIATAFAKVGKEGVITVEEAKGTETYVDVVEGMQFDRGYLSPYFVTNPEKMEAELENPYILLYDKKVSSLKELLPVLEPVAQSGKPLLIIAEDVDGEALSTLVVNKLRGALKIAAVKAPGFGDRRKAMLEDIAILTGGTVISEERGYTLENTTIEMLGTAKRVTIDKDNTTIVSGAGDADMIKNRVNQIKGQMEATTSDYDKEKLQERLAKLAGGVAVLYVGAASEVEMKEKKDRVDDALHATRAAVEEGIVAGGGVALLRAKNALSAITADNADEATGIQIVSRAVESPLRTIVENAGLEGSVVVAKVAEGSGDFGYNAKTDEYVDMLKAGIIDPKKVTRVALENAASVAGMILTTECALIDIKEDNGGGNPMGGGMPGMM, from the coding sequence ATGGCAAAAGATATAAAATTTGATATTGAAGCACGTGACGGATTAAAACGCGGTGTTGATGCATTAGCAAATGCTGTAAAAGTAACTTTAGGACCAAAAGGTCGTAACGTAATCATAGGAAAAGCTTTTGGCGGACCAAATGTTACTAAAGATGGTGTTACCGTTGCCAAAGAAATCGAATTGAAAGACCCATTAGAAAATATGGGAGCTCAAATGGTAAAAGAAGTAGCCTCTAAAACGAATGATTTAGCTGGAGACGGAACTACAACAGCAACCGTTTTAGCACAAGCAATCGTTAAAGAAGGGTTGAAAAACGTAGCTGCAGGAGCAAATCCTATGGACTTAAAAAGAGGAATTGACAAAGCTGTTGAAGCTATTGTTGCAGACCTTACTAAACAAGCCAAAGTAGTAGGAAGTGATTCTGAAAAAATAAAACAAATTGCTTCTATTTCTGCTAACAATGACGAAGTAATTGGCGAATTAATCGCTACTGCTTTCGCAAAAGTTGGAAAAGAAGGAGTTATTACTGTTGAAGAAGCTAAAGGAACTGAAACTTATGTAGATGTTGTAGAAGGAATGCAGTTTGACAGAGGATATCTTTCTCCATATTTTGTAACCAATCCAGAAAAAATGGAAGCAGAATTAGAGAATCCTTACATTCTTTTGTATGACAAAAAAGTATCTTCTTTAAAAGAATTGCTACCAGTTTTAGAGCCAGTTGCTCAATCAGGAAAACCATTATTAATTATTGCTGAAGATGTTGATGGTGAAGCATTATCAACTTTGGTAGTAAATAAATTACGTGGAGCATTAAAAATCGCTGCTGTAAAAGCACCTGGTTTTGGTGACAGAAGAAAAGCAATGTTAGAAGATATCGCCATCTTAACCGGAGGAACTGTTATCTCTGAAGAAAGAGGATATACTTTAGAAAACACAACTATTGAAATGTTGGGTACTGCTAAACGAGTAACAATTGACAAAGACAACACAACTATTGTAAGCGGTGCAGGCGATGCTGATATGATCAAAAATCGTGTAAACCAAATCAAAGGTCAAATGGAAGCTACTACTTCTGATTATGACAAAGAAAAATTACAAGAACGTTTGGCTAAATTAGCCGGAGGTGTTGCCGTTCTTTATGTTGGTGCAGCTTCTGAAGTAGAGATGAAAGAGAAAAAAGACAGAGTAGATGACGCTTTACATGCAACTCGCGCTGCAGTTGAAGAAGGAATCGTTGCTGGTGGTGGTGTTGCTTTACTTAGAGCTAAAAATGCATTAAGCGCAATAACTGCTGATAACGCTGATGAAGCAACTGGAATTCAAATTGTATCTCGCGCCGTAGAATCTCCTTTGAGAACTATTGTTGAAAATGCTGGTCTTGAAGGTTCTGTTGTCGTAGCAAAAGTAGCTGAAGGTTCAGGTGATTTTGGATACAATGCCAAAACTGACGAATATGTAGATATGCTTAAAGCTGGTATTATTGATCCTAAAAAAGTAACTCGTGTAGCATTAGAAAATGCAGCATCAGTTGCAGGAATGATCTTGACTACTGAATGTGCTTTAATTGATATTAAAGAAGATAATGGAGGCGGAAACCCAATGGGTGGAGGTATGCCGGGAATGATGTAA
- a CDS encoding DedA family protein: MNNFDWTQLLNPEFYITLNIGGIQIGLYIVIFIVFAETGLFAGFFLPGDSLLFLAGIYSRDLVENLIVIESDFINVVLLAVLIAISGVVGNMVGYWFGAKSGYYLFKKEDTFWFKKKYLLQSKDFFEKYGGKAIIFARFLPIFRTFAPIVAGIVSMDKKKFMFFNILSSFLWSFILVFSGHYLYGFFLEYGIDLKEHIEYIVIIIVLISTIPVLFKLLKKNVHLK, translated from the coding sequence ATGAATAATTTTGATTGGACTCAATTACTTAATCCGGAATTTTATATCACCTTAAATATTGGGGGAATTCAAATAGGTTTATATATCGTTATTTTTATCGTTTTTGCCGAAACGGGTCTTTTTGCCGGTTTTTTTCTTCCTGGAGACAGTTTGCTTTTTCTTGCCGGAATTTACAGTCGTGATTTAGTTGAAAATTTAATCGTTATAGAAAGTGATTTTATAAATGTAGTTTTATTAGCTGTTTTAATTGCGATTTCAGGGGTTGTCGGTAATATGGTTGGCTATTGGTTTGGAGCTAAAAGCGGGTATTATTTATTTAAAAAGGAAGATACTTTTTGGTTCAAGAAAAAATACTTATTACAGTCGAAAGATTTCTTTGAAAAGTACGGCGGTAAAGCCATCATTTTTGCCCGTTTTCTGCCTATTTTTAGAACTTTTGCGCCTATAGTAGCGGGAATTGTATCTATGGATAAAAAGAAATTTATGTTCTTTAATATTTTGAGTTCTTTTTTATGGTCGTTTATTCTAGTCTTTTCAGGGCATTATTTATATGGTTTTTTTCTGGAGTACGGAATCGATTTAAAAGAACACATCGAGTATATTGTTATTATTATTGTGTTGATATCTACCATTCCCGTTTTATTCAAACTTTTGAAAAAGAACGTTCATTTAAAATAA
- a CDS encoding heavy-metal-associated domain-containing protein → MKIKNIIIALVITFVGFSAQAQDTSKSKLVKQNKNAKYVTEVNGNCEQCQKRIQKAAYAVDGVKSAIWNIETHQLSLILNEEKCSVLDVKKAIAKVGHDTDAVKSTNEDYEKLHSCCLYERQ, encoded by the coding sequence ATGAAAATCAAAAATATAATTATAGCGTTAGTAATAACTTTCGTTGGATTCTCAGCTCAGGCTCAGGACACGAGCAAAAGCAAACTGGTGAAACAAAATAAAAATGCCAAGTATGTTACCGAAGTAAATGGTAATTGTGAGCAATGCCAAAAAAGAATTCAAAAAGCGGCTTATGCTGTTGATGGTGTGAAATCAGCAATTTGGAATATTGAAACACATCAATTAAGTTTGATTTTAAATGAAGAAAAATGTTCGGTTTTGGATGTGAAAAAGGCAATCGCAAAAGTGGGGCATGACACAGATGCCGTGAAATCGACAAATGAAGATTATGAAAAACTGCACAGTTGTTGCCTGTATGAAAGACAATAA
- a CDS encoding TonB-dependent receptor plug domain-containing protein, with product MQKLVMLFVLILLSEAVFSQENLNEEKLNEVKVVKKRKGIQKSFTVTGNTTIVTSKELLKAACCNLAESFETNPSIDVNFSDALTGTKQIKMLGLTSPYLMITEENVPSVRGASQAYGLSFTPGTWVESIQITKGAGSVVNGYESISGQINTELIKPINDIPFFLNAYGSTDSRFELNTHFNTKISDKWSSSLFLHGNTRVAKTDMNDDGFLDNPLAKQINILNRYQYYNAEKGWVSFINFRYMNDKKQTGELDFDSKKDKGTTNYWGSEINTERLDVATKVGYVFPDMPYQSIGFQNAFDSHNQHSYFGLNQYNIKQSSYYSNLIFNSIINNTMNKFATGLNFTYDKYQEFVNVNDYSRIDNSVGAFFEYTYDNGDDFSVILGGRIDNHNRLGTFITPRLHMRYNPWDKGVLRFSAGRGKRSANIFAENQPLFASSRTFEILNSNGKIYGLNPEIAWNYGLSFSQKFSLLGKSADVGFDLYRTDFQNQAIVDVMQSPQEVLFYNLDGKSYANSLQVEFNYEILNHLNLRSAYKFYDIQTDYLSGRYQKALQAKHRFFGNIEYETPVGEKGQQWKFDYTLNWIGQQQLPTTASNQEQDRLPEFSKSYSLMNAQITKIFSPTFEVYVGGENIGNYTQEKAILGSENPFGPNFDASIVYAPVFGQMYYAGLRFKIK from the coding sequence ATGCAAAAACTAGTAATGCTTTTTGTTTTGATTTTGCTTTCAGAAGCTGTTTTTTCTCAGGAAAACTTGAATGAGGAAAAGCTAAATGAAGTCAAAGTAGTCAAAAAGCGAAAAGGAATTCAAAAATCCTTCACCGTTACAGGTAATACCACAATTGTAACCAGTAAAGAATTGCTCAAAGCCGCTTGTTGTAATCTGGCTGAAAGTTTTGAAACCAATCCGTCAATCGATGTTAATTTTTCGGATGCTCTAACGGGGACCAAACAAATCAAAATGCTGGGGTTAACCAGTCCATATTTAATGATTACAGAGGAAAATGTTCCTTCTGTTCGTGGCGCTTCCCAAGCATATGGATTATCATTCACACCAGGAACCTGGGTTGAAAGTATTCAAATCACCAAAGGTGCCGGAAGTGTTGTCAATGGTTACGAAAGTATTTCAGGTCAAATTAATACGGAACTGATTAAGCCTATTAATGACATTCCATTTTTCTTGAACGCGTATGGTTCTACAGATTCTCGTTTTGAATTAAACACTCATTTCAATACTAAAATTTCAGATAAATGGAGTAGTAGTTTGTTTTTACACGGCAATACACGTGTTGCAAAAACAGATATGAATGACGATGGTTTTTTGGATAATCCATTGGCCAAACAAATTAATATTCTCAATAGATATCAATATTATAATGCTGAAAAAGGCTGGGTAAGTTTTATCAACTTTCGATACATGAACGATAAGAAACAAACTGGCGAATTAGATTTTGATTCTAAAAAAGATAAAGGAACTACGAATTATTGGGGTTCCGAAATCAATACCGAGCGCTTAGATGTGGCTACAAAAGTAGGATATGTTTTTCCTGATATGCCGTATCAAAGCATTGGTTTTCAAAATGCATTCGACAGTCATAATCAGCATTCTTATTTTGGTTTAAACCAATACAACATCAAACAAAGCAGTTATTATTCTAATTTGATTTTCAACTCGATTATCAATAATACCATGAATAAGTTTGCTACAGGTTTGAATTTTACGTATGATAAATACCAAGAATTTGTCAATGTAAATGATTACAGCAGAATCGATAATTCAGTTGGCGCTTTTTTTGAATATACCTATGACAACGGTGATGATTTTAGTGTTATTCTTGGTGGTCGAATTGATAATCACAATCGTTTAGGGACTTTTATTACGCCAAGATTACACATGAGATACAATCCTTGGGACAAAGGAGTTTTACGATTTTCAGCAGGAAGAGGAAAACGTTCGGCCAATATTTTTGCAGAGAATCAGCCTCTTTTTGCCAGTTCCAGAACTTTTGAAATACTAAATTCTAATGGAAAAATCTATGGTTTAAATCCAGAAATTGCATGGAATTATGGATTAAGTTTCTCCCAAAAGTTTTCGCTCCTTGGCAAAAGTGCCGATGTTGGTTTTGATTTATACCGAACCGATTTTCAGAATCAGGCTATTGTTGACGTGATGCAAAGTCCACAAGAAGTTTTGTTTTATAATCTTGATGGAAAATCGTATGCAAATAGTTTACAAGTTGAATTCAATTATGAAATTCTGAATCATTTAAATTTGCGTTCAGCCTATAAATTTTATGATATTCAAACGGATTATTTGTCTGGCAGATATCAAAAAGCTTTACAAGCCAAACATCGATTTTTTGGAAACATCGAGTATGAAACTCCTGTTGGTGAAAAAGGGCAGCAATGGAAATTTGATTATACCTTAAACTGGATTGGCCAACAACAATTGCCAACAACCGCGTCAAATCAGGAGCAAGATCGATTACCGGAATTTTCAAAATCGTATTCATTGATGAATGCGCAAATCACAAAAATTTTTTCACCCACATTTGAAGTTTACGTTGGAGGAGAAAACATTGGAAATTATACTCAGGAAAAAGCGATTCTGGGTTCAGAAAATCCTTTTGGTCCCAATTTTGATGCTTCAATTGTATACGCGCCTGTTTTTGGACAGATGTATTATGCAGGATTACGTTTTAAAATAAAATAA
- a CDS encoding HYC_CC_PP family protein, translating to MNIKKCTSLFLAFLLLVSNVGMAFNVHYCAGEIASVSLESQQQIKEKGCCEKIVSKKDSCCKDKVFHFEKKSDNAIVKIFFFELNAPFLIQEWQPVIFSLTANFKITPVATYYCDANAPPLFKLYSQYIFYA from the coding sequence ATGAATATCAAAAAATGCACTAGTTTATTTTTAGCTTTCCTACTGTTGGTTTCCAATGTAGGAATGGCTTTTAATGTGCATTATTGTGCAGGAGAAATCGCCTCGGTTTCTTTAGAGTCTCAGCAGCAAATTAAAGAAAAAGGATGTTGCGAAAAAATTGTCTCTAAAAAAGACAGTTGTTGTAAAGACAAAGTTTTTCATTTTGAAAAAAAATCGGATAATGCTATAGTTAAGATTTTCTTTTTTGAACTTAACGCTCCTTTTCTAATTCAGGAATGGCAACCGGTAATTTTTTCTTTAACTGCAAATTTCAAAATTACTCCGGTTGCTACTTACTATTGCGATGCAAATGCTCCGCCACTTTTTAAGTTGTACAGCCAATATATTTTCTACGCCTGA